Genomic window (Leptospira andrefontaineae):
ATAATGCATCTGCAAAACGAACCAACTTTTCATTCGGAAGATTTTGGAAAGTTTGAGAATATCTTTCTCCATTTGCTTCCGTAAAATAAACTTTTCGTTCCTTAGTGGTAACGTTCATAAAAGCCTGAACCAATCTTCTTTCTAGATCTTCCAGCTCGGACTTATCTTTAACTCCGACCTTTTGTTCAGGATAAGGCCCTGCTGTTGCACCGGCTTTACGATAACGTATCAAAATATTGCCGTTTGAGACCTGCCCGAATTCGGCGATCTCGTCCAACTCAACATCTGCGTTGATAAACTTTACTTTGAATCCGGGATGAATAGAAACCATCTGGCTAAGTAAAATTTCAAGATCTGGGCGAATTCTTTTTAGAGCTAAAGAAGAACTTCCATCCGCATTTCTTGCGGTGCTGTCCAATGGGCGAGGATAAAAAGCAATTACGTCTACTTCTGCCCCTTCCGGAATTTCTTTTAGGATCTTCTTAGCTTCAATGGAGAAGGAATGAACTCCCTTGGAACTTAGATCGAAATTATGATTTCTCATTACGGAAATATAATTTGCTAATATTAAAATAAGAAGAAGTATCCCTGTTCCGAGGAAGAAATCCCGAACAAGGCTTTGTTTTCTTCCTTTCAGACTGGATTGGTTTTCAAAAGAACTTCTTTCCCATTCTCTTAATATTCCTAGGAATACACTTCCTAATACAAAGAGGACCAAGAAGACTAAAAGGAATTCCCTTAAGTTTGTGATCCAAACAGGAGCAGTTCCACCTTTTTGCAAAGAAAGATCTTCTAAATATACTCTCAGGAAATAAATCCCTAAAGATATAATGCCAAGTCCGGAAGAGATGAGTAAGTTGATTTCCTTATCTTCTTTTTTAGAACCTATATATGATAAAAATCCGGATCCGACAATTACAGATAGAACGATAATTGAAATTGCCCATCGGACTCCCGTGTTTGAAAAAGATTCGTAAACCGGGAAGAAGAGTAATAAAAATACGATGGCTGCCCAGGAAAGAACTCTGGAAATTAGATTTGATTTCATCCTCTCCATCTCCTAGATTCCAAAACTTTTACGGTCAGATACAAAAAGAAGATCGTTCCGCTGATAAAGAAAACGGTACTGCTCAAAGGGAGCACTCCTTTCGAAAAACTGATAAAGTGTGTGAATATATGCAAGTGGAACAAAACACTTCTTGTTGCAGCATCGAATAAATGAGAAAAGTATCCGATCACCCACAGAGTTAACAAGATCGCGATTGAGATCAAAAGAGAGATCATTTGGTTTTTTCCCAAACTGGATCCGAACAAACCTACTGCAAAAGTAAATAATCCGAGTAAGAACACTCCGATCGTCCCGGAAGCAACTATGTATAATGGAGCTTTCCAAAAGAAATATAAGAAGAGAGGAAATAGTCCATCTACTGCGATAGAGATGATCGCGCATACAAATGTTCCGAATAAAAACTTACCTACTACGATCTCCATATCCGAAATCGGAGCGGTAAATAATAACTCCAACGTCCCTCTGTTCTTTTCTTCAGTGATAGAGCCCATTGCAACGATCAACATCGCGATCAGCATCGTGCTCATGAAGGAGATAAAAGTAATGATCGTGGTCTCGGTGTAATTTGTTCCCGAGTTAAAATTCAGGATCAATACGAATAACGAATTTAAGAACGCAGTACCACCTAAAACCAAAGGGGCCAAGTAGGTACCGAAAAATACCCTGACTTCTTTCCAGAAGATCCATTTAATATTTCGAAACATGAATTAAACCTTGTTCATAAAGATTTGTTCTAAGGTCACATCCTGCTTACGAATAAATTCAGGCAGGATACCGGAAGAAGAAATTCCGGAATATAATTCTTCTTTAAACTTCCTTTCAGAAGAAGTGTTGATCAGAAAAGTAGAGCCAACTGAATCTTCTCCAACAAATTTGAATGTCGCACCCGACTTGTTTGCGATCCCATTCAGATAGATTTCAGTTTCCGATCTGGATTTTCCGGATAAGGTTACTTCTAGGCCGGAAAGATTTTCCATCTCTCTTTCTAATTCCTGGCGATCACATTGATATACCAATCTTCCCTTATGCAAGAAAAGAAATCGATTACATGTTTTGTAAACTTCAGGAAGGATATGACTCGAAAGAAGAATTGTATGTTTTTCTTTCAAACCGTGAATTAGATTACGAATTTCTACTATTTGTTTCGGATCCAAGCCGGAAATAGGTTCGTCCATGATGATAATTTCAGGATTTCCTAAAATAGCTTGAGCGATCCCTACTCTTTTTCTGAATCCTAGAGAAAGAGTTTCGATCACCTTCTCTCGTACTTGAGTAAGATCAGTAAGACCTAAAACTCGATTCAGTTCGGAAGAAATATCTTCTTCAGAGATCTGTTTGATCCTAGCTGCGAAAGTTAAATATTCAGCAACGGTTAATTCCGGATAAAGAGGAGGAGTCTCCGGAAGATAACCTATCTTCTTCTTCACATCAATAGGATGTTCGAATGTGTTAAGTCCGTTAAACTCACATAATCCATCGGTTGCCATTAGGTAACCAGTGAGTATCCGGATCGTGGTTGTTTTTCCTGCACCATTAAGGCCGAGTAAGCCTACAATTTCTCCCTCTTTGAGTTCGAAATTCAGACGATCAATGGCCAATTTCTCTCCGTAAAATTTGGAAAGGTTCCTTACTTTTATCATATTGTTTTCTGTCCGGTCCTACCGGAGATTAGAAGATATTTCTAATTAGAAGGGTTTTGGAAAGAATAACCTCATGCGGTCCCGACTAGGTCAATCATTTTCCCGGAGAATGACCGAACCATAAGGTTTTGAGAGATTTAAAGGAAATAAACGACTGTTTAATGGAACGGTCGTTCTTTACGAACGCTATTTAGGACGAAAAAGCTCTTTAAAAAAGAATTGCGAACCCAAGGCTGAACAGAAAAGCATCTTCTAACGACTTATAACAAGGCATTGTATGGCAGTAGCAAACTTTTTGAACGAAGCAAAAGCTCAAGGCAATAAACTATTTTTGCAATTCGGAGGCCAGGGTTCTCCTTGGTTGAAGGAACTTTCTAAACTTTACGAAACAGATCCTTCTTTAAAAGAATTATTTGATACTGCTTTCAAAGCTTTAGCGGAAGAAGTTCCTACCCTAAGAAAAGATATCATCTCTCAAGGATATGATTTCGAATCCTGGATCAAAAACCCAGAATCTGCTCCAGACGAAAATTACCTCTGCAGCGCTACAGTTTCTATCGTAGGTATCTTCCTCACTCAAACAGCAAATTACGTCTCCTTAGTTAATAAAGGTTTCACCACTTCTGAACTTATCGCAAATGCTTCCGGAGCAACCGGCCATAGCCAAGGGATCATTCCTGCAGTATTAGTTGCTTTAGGAAAAGAAGGCGCTGACTTCTACAAAGAATACACTAAATTTTTGAAATTCGTTCTATATCTTGGATACAGAGCTCAGGAACTTTACGGAATTTTCAATCCTTCTGAAGAAGTTCTAAAAGGTAATGAAGAGATCGGAGACAAACAACCTGCTCCAATGGTTGCAGTCATCGGTTACAGCGCTGCTGAACTTTCTGAAAGAGTTCAGAAAACAAATGCAGAACTTGGACTCAGCGGAACTAAAGCAATTTATGTTTCTCTATTCAATACTCCTGACTCAAATATCGTTTCAGGAAATCCGGAAGCTCTTCTTGCTTTCCGTAAAAAGTTCAAAGCAGAGATGGATGAGAAAAAAGTAAAATTCGTCTACTTAAGAACTACTGCACCATTCCATTGTCCAATTATGGACGAGTCTGAAAAGACTGTTCCAAAAGATATGGAAAGAATCGGATTCAGCTACAAAGGTTCTGATCTAAAGATCCCTGTTTACTCTATCTTTGATGGAAGAAACTACCAAAACGAAGCGGATATCAGCTTACCTTTATTCAGAGAAGTTCTGATCAAAGCTCTTTACTGGGACAAAGCGATCACCACTTTCGTTAAAACTCCTAAGTTAGTCGGTATCGATTTTGGGCCGAGCGTTGTTTCTCAAAAACTAACTCAAGCAAACTTGGGAACTTCCGAGAACAAAATTTACAGTGCATCCAGCCCGAAAGATATTAAGGTACTTTTGGCTTAAACTTTCCGATCTAGGGAATTCTCCCTTCGGATAAGAAAAGACTCCGCCATGGATTCGGTTCCTAAATTACTAAGAACCTCGATTCGGCGGTTGTCTTTTCTCTTTCCGGAAACGCTCAGACGAAAACTTCTATTCGATGTTCTTGCTCCCTACAGAGAAAAAGAACTTCCTCTTTTAGGAAGATCTGCTTTTCAAACAGGTCAGTACTGCGAATTACAATTTTGGAAATTTCTAAAAGAACCACATCCTGAATTTGATATTTCCAATCAGTTCATTTCTCCCAAACAGAAATCCTTACTCAAAGATATCGCAGGTAATCTTTTCCCGGATGTAAAACATGCAGGATACAAGGATTCTAAAACCAGATCTTATCTAGATTCAAAACAACCTGTCAGAGGCGCCTGTGTTAGAACAAAATTTTTCGACACTAGAGCGGACTTTCTCATTCCACAGGAAGAAGGTTGGCAGGTAATTATCATCAAGGCTTCTTCTTCCGCTAAAAGAACTCATATCTCGGAACTTTCATTTATAAGAATGGTTTTGGAAGAGGCGGGATATAAGGTAAGTTCTACACAAGTATGGACAGTAAGTTCTGAATATACTTATAATGGAACGGAAATAGATCCGAATCGACTATTTCACAAAAAGGATTGTAGCAAGGAAACTTTGGCAAACCTGGAAGACACCAAAGAAAAAGCATATAATCTACTGGAAGTATTAGAAAAAGATAAAATTCCTTCCATTACATTCTCTAAACATTGCGATCATCCCAGAAATTGTATCCATCCGGAATCATGCTATTCTGACTCTCCTCCTGGAGATCTTTTCACATTAAGAGAAGGAAAAGAATTAACCCTTACTCTTTGGAATCAAGGGATCCGAAACCTATCCGAAGTAGAGCCTGATTCCGAATTTACTCATCGCCAAAAAATACAAGTTGAAGCCATAAAAACAGGAAAAGAGTATTTAGATAAAGAGTCACTTCTGTCATATCTAAATCAGTTAAAGTTTCCTTTATATTGTTTGGATTTCGAAACGATCAATCCGCCTGTTCCTGTTTATAAGGATACACATCCGTTCCAGCATGTCCCTTTTTTATATTCTTTGCATGTGATCCGAAAAGATCTAAAAGAAAAGCCGGAAGAATATACTTATATAGATGATCACGATAAGGATCCAAGACTTGGTATATTGGAATCTCTTTCTTCTCAAATCAAACCCGGAGGGACCATTCTTGCATTCAATGATAGTTTCGAAAAACGTTGTTTAAAAGAATCCGTCCAAGCTTATCCAAAATATAAAGAATGGTTCCAATCCATAGAACCCGATTTTTCGGATCTAGCAAAACCATTTTGGGATTACGATTATTATCATCCTGCCCAAGAAGGAACCACTTCTTTAAAGGTTGTTCTTCCTGTTCTTACCGGAGCAAATTACAAAGAACTTACAATCAATGCGGGTCATATAGCTAACTCCGAATTTTTAAGGATCAAAACCGAGAACGTTTCGGACCAGGAAAGAAAAAGAGTAGAGGCTGATCTGATCGCTTATTGCAAGATGGATACCTATGCTTTAATCCTGATCCTTAGGGCTTTAGCCGAGAAGTTAAACTGGCCCGGAAATTTATAATAAATCCTTCCGGATCGATTCTACTGTAGGAATTCCAACCAAAATCGGACTTGTCGGGAGGGGTCCAGCGATTTCCCTATCCTTAGAATGGCGGCTCAAAAGAACATAAAGAAAATCGTATTAGCATATTCCGGCGGATTGGACACATCCGTAATTCTTACCTGGCTTAAGGAAACCTACGGTTGTGAAGTGGTAGCATTTACCGCTGATGTGGGTCAAAAAGAAGAGCTCACTGGCTTGGAAGAAAAAGGGATCAAGACCGGGGCCTCCAAAGTTTATATAGAAGATCTTCGTTTAGAATTCGCAAGGGACTTTATCTATCCTGCAATCCAAGGAAACGCGATCTACGAGATGAGATACTTGCTCGGAACTTCCTTAGCAAGACCATTGATCGCAAAAGCAATGGCAGAAGTTGGCAAAAAAGAAGGAGCTGATGCATTCGCTCACGGCGCGACTGGAAAAGGAAACGACCAAGTTCGTTTCGAGTTAGCTTTCAAATCATTAGCCCCAGAAAAAGAAATTATAGCTCCTTGGAGGACTTGGTCCTTCGGAGGAAGAGCCGACTTGATAGAATACGCAAAATCTAAAGGTATCCCAGTACCTGTGACAGCTTCCAAACCATACTCTATGGACAGGAACCTAATGCATATTTCATACGAAGGCGGAATATTAGAAGATCCTTATAGAGAGCCGAACGAGGATATGTTCCTTCTTACTGTTTCTCCGGAGAAGGCACCGGATTCTCCAGAATACGTAGAACTTGACTTTGTTGAAGGGAATTGCGTAGCAGTGAACGGTAAAAAAATGGATCCTTACGAAGTAGTGGACACACTAAATACAATTGGTGGAAAACACGGTATTGGAAGAGTGGACATCGTAGAGAACAGACTTGTTGGAATTAAATCTAGAGGAGTTTATGAAACTCCAGGCGGAACAATTCTATTCCATGCACATAGAGACCTAGAATCCATCACGATCGATAGAGATACGCAACATCACAAAGATAAATTGTCCGCAGAATTTGCAGAGTTGATCTATAATGGGCATTGGTTCTCTTCTCGAATGGCTGCAGTTAGAGCATTCATCACTGAAACCCAGAGATTCGTAACCGGAACAGTAAAGGTCAAACTATATAAAGGAAACTGCATAATCGTAGGAAGAAAATCCTCCGTTTCACTTTATAATCCTGAAATGGCAACTTTCGAAAAAGAAGAATTGTATAATCAAAAAGATGCCGAAGGTTTTATCAACCTATACGGATTACCTGCTAAAGAAGCTGCAAGGCTGAGAAAAAAATGACAAGAATTGCTGTTTATCCTGGCTCTTTCGATCCTTTAACTAGAGGACATTTGGACATTCTCCATAGGTCAGTAGGTCTATTCGATAAGGTGATCATAGGTGTCGCGGTAAACTCCAATAAAAGTTTTCTTTTTTCTATCGAAGAAAGGATCGAATTCATCAGAGAAGCAACCAAGGGTTGGGAGAATCTTGAAATCGACACTTTCGAAGGGCTGACGGTTGACTATTGCAAAAAGAGAGGAGCTAAAAGTATCATCAGAGGACTAAGAGCAGTCACTGACTTTGATTACGAATATGCGATTTCTTTAATGAATAGGAAACTTGCTCCGGAAGTAGAGACAATCTTCTTAATGTCCTCTAATGACTACTCTTTCGTATCTTCCACAATTGTAAAAGAAGTGGCAAGACATGGAAGAGATGTATCCGCTCAAGTTCCGGATCACGTTAGCAAAGCATTACTTAAAAAATTATACAACAAGTAACTAAGGAATAAAAATGGCTAGAACATTTATCATGATCAAACCCGACGGAGTGAAAAACAAACATGTCGGCGATATCCTACAAAGAATCGAAAAAGAAGGATTCAAAATTTTAGGACTTAAATATCTTAAACTTTCTCTAGAAGATGCAAAACAATTCTATAAAGTGCATTCCGCTCGTCCTTTCTATAATGATCTTTGCAGCTATATGTCTTCTGGACCGATCGTTGCAGCTGCTTTAGAAAGAGATAATGCAGTTCTACATTGGAGAGACGTGATCGGAGCTACAGATCCTAAAGAAGCTGCTGCAGGCACCATCAGAGCACTATTTGCAGAAAGTAAAGAAGCAAATGCAGTGCATGGTTCCGACTCGGACGATAATGCAGCATTAGAGATCAGCTTCTTCTTCAAAGGAAACGAACTGTTCTAATAGAACCGATCTTTACTTTTATAGACCCAGTGTCCCTAAACAGGCCACTGGGTTTTTTATTATTATCTTCTAATATAGAACAACCTAACATTCGTTCTATATAAAGGGCCTTAATGACCGACGTTCTTGTCGGAGAAAAAAATCCGGATTATAACGAATTTTTCTTGTACTTTTTGGAAATATCTTTCTCTATTTTTCCTACGTAGGCGAAATAAAACCACCGTTTCGACCGAAGCTAATAATATGAACGCAGTGACCAAAGAGCAGATCATTAAGCATAGCCGTATCATAGAAAAATACAGAGCAAAGGATACTTTGTTCGACGGCTCCCCGGATTGGATGGACGATGTTTTGGAAGTGATCTACTCCCAAGACGATTTTATAACGGAAAAACCCGATATAGATTTGGATATAGAGTAATCTAATCTTTCTTCTATTTTTTCAAAGTTATTATAGTCCGCCCACGCAAGACTTCCCGAGTCCAGACCTTTGGGACGGCTCTTAAACCGGGGCAACTGCCCCGGACTCTCTTAAAATTTTCATAATCTCAGGTTTACAGCTTCCACAACCCGTTCCGGCTCCTGTCTTTTCAGAAATTGTTTTGAGATCACAAACTCCATTTCGTATCTCTTCTTCAATATTACCTTTTCCTACTCCATTACAAGAACAGACCAATGCACCTATTGGAGGTTTCAAGGGAGAAGATCCTGTCAAAAGTCTATCTCTCTTATCTCCCAGCTCAATACCGGAAGAGATCATCGCCTTAAATTCAGAAAACTCAGACTTGTCTCCAACTAAGATCGCTCCTACTAAACGATCTCCTTTGATAATACATTTTTTATAACGTCCCTTTCTCTTATCAAAGAATACAATCTCTTCGTATTCAGGACCTGCCTCATCCATTGGAACATCAGGTAACCTCAAAGATACCAATTCCAAACCTGGTATCTTAAGAAGATTTGAATGCATAGAACCTGAGTAAGAACCGATCTTATATCCATAAATATGCCAAGCTGCAAACTCAGCCTGCTCTTCCGTTGCCGCAACTGTACCATACATCCCAGTAGAATGTTCAGCGACTTCTCCTATCGCGTAAATATCCGGATCACTGGATTGTAAGAAGTCGTTCACTAAAATTCCGGACTTACACCCAATCCCTGCGTCTTTAGCCAATTCTAAATTCGGAACAGTTCCAACTGCGAATACAATCCCATCCGGACGAATGCTGGAACCATCTCTGAACTTAACACTTTCTAATCTTTCCGATCCATACACCTTCGAGATTTCGGTATCGAATAAGATCTGGATCCCTCTTGCTTCTACTTCTTTTCTTAAAATTTCTGCAGAGATCTCATCTAATTGTTTGGACATCAATCGATCAGTTCTTACAAGAACGGTTACGTTTACATGCAAGGTTCTTAATGCAGCGGCGAGTTCTAGACCGAGTAACCCTCCTCCTACAATCAAGGCATGAGTATTCGGAACAAAAAAACCTTTGATCCGATCCGCATCGTTTTTGGAACGAAGACTAAAAATTCCCAACATCTTCTCCGGAATATATTTTGGGATAGAAGGTCTGCTTCCTGTAGCAATGATCAGTTTATTATAAGAATATAAATTACCTTGGGAATCTCTAACCTTCTTCCCTTCCGGAAGTATTTCCGAAACTGAGATAGACGGTTTTACTTCTATATTCCATGATCCTATCTCGTCTTCGCTGACTGCAGATAATTGGGAAAATTGTTTTTCTCCGCTGATCAGATCAGGTAATAGAATTCTGTTATAGAATGGATATTCTTCCTTGCATAATACTGTGATCTCATCCTCAGGAGAAATGGCTCTGAATTTCCTAAGAAAAGCAAGAGTTCCATTTCCTCCACCTATGATCAGGATTTTTTCCTTAGGTTTTTTATAAGGAATAACTTCTACTGCTGAAATTTTAAAACCGGGTTGTTTGGAGAATGGATCAAACTTTGAGCTAGTTAGATTATTTGCTCTTGCTTCATCGTTTCCGTTCTTTCTTCCCCAATGCATAGGTAAAAATACGGTACCCTGTCGGATACTTTCCGTTATCGTAGCTCTAACTCTTACACTTCCTCTTTCGTTTTTGACTTCTACGATTTGAGATTCTATAATCTCCCTTTCTTTCGCATCAATCGGATGGATCTCTAGATAAGGTTCTCTTTTATGTTCTTTGAGTTTTCTTACCTTTCCGGTGCGGGTCATTGTATGCCATTGGTCTCTGATCCTGCCTGTGGTAAGAATTAAAGGAAAGTCCTCGTTTGTTTTTTCAGAGGTATCTTCCGGTTCAACTGAATGTATTTTTGCTTTTCCACCAGGACGATAAAACTTTCCGTCGGAAAATAATCTTGGAGTTCCCTCATGATCCTTAGATGGGAAGGGCCATTGCACTGATCTTCTTTCTTGTAAGATAGAATAGTCCAAACCGCCAATATCAAGATTTGTACCTTTAGTAAGAAGACAATGTTCTAGAAAAACTTCTTCTTCACTTTTATAATTGAAAGAAGGACCAAATCCCATCTTCTCCGCAAACTCTGTTAGTATCCAAGTATCCGCCTTTGCATCTCCGGGAGGATTAAAAATTTTAGGTAGATACGTTATTCTCCTATCTGAGTTGGTCATGGTACCTTGCTTTTCTGTCCAGCCCGCGGCAGGAAGAACGTAATGAGCAAATGGAATGGACTCATGACGATTTGAAATATCTTGGACAACTACTAGTTCCGCGTTTCGAAGTCCCGCTTCAACAGTTCTTGCGTCAGGAAGACTTACTGTTGGATTTGTACAAACGATCCAGATTGCTTTCATCTTTCCGTTTTTGAGATTTTCAAACATCTCCGTTGCGGAATAACCTGGCTTGTCCCGAATGGACTCCACTCCCCAAAAATCCGCCACTTCCTTTCTATGATTTTCATCCGCAAGATTTCTATGTGCAGGAAGAAGATTACATAGTCCTCCTACTTCTCTTCCTCCCATTGCATTCGGTTGTCCTGTTAAGGAGAATGGACCAGATCCGGGTTTACCGATCTTGCCTGTGATCAGATTCAAATTAATTAATGCTAAATTTTTATTAACTCCAACCACACTTTGATTCAGGCCCATTGCCCAAAGAGTTAAAAACCCTTTCGAATTCGCGATCAGACTCGCCGCCTCTCGGATCGCTTCTTCTGAAACTCCACAAGAGTCCGCATATTCTTCCATACTGATCGAAAAGACCTTTTCCTTTAGCTCTTCGAAACCTTCTGTATGAGATTTAATAAAATTTGGATCTAAGGAATTAGTCTCTATCAGACTTCTTGCAATTGCATTGAATAATAATATATCAGTTCCGGGTATGATCTGAAGATGTAAGTCTGCATTTTCACAACTTTCTGTTTTTCTAGGATCAACCACGATGATCTTAACGTTTGGATCCGAACTTTTTCTGTCTTCTATCCTTCTAAAGAGGATCGGATGACACCAAGCCGGATTGGCACCGGCGATCAAAAAACAATCTGCAATTTCAATATCATCGTAAGAGATAGGAACACTATCCTCACCCAATGACATTTTATAACCCACAACTGCAGAGCTCATACATAGTCTGGAATTGGTATCTATATTATTTGTATTTAGAAATCCTTTGGTGAGTTTGTTCACCACATAATATTCTTCCGTCAATAATTGTCCGGAAACATAGAATCCTACCGAATCAGGTCCGTACTCTTTGATCAAATTTTTAAAACGAGAAGCAATCTCCCCCAGCGCAGAATCCCAGTCTGTCTTTTGCAATTCTCCCGTTTTAGGATTTCTTGCCATTGGATATAAAAGTCTGTCACTCTTATCCAAAACGGTGTGATGCAAATTCATCCCTTTAGAGCAGAGCATTCCTTTATTTGCAGGATGATCCGGATCGCCTTGAACCGTAAAACTGGTCTCGCTCTCTTTTTGGATCAAAACGCCGCATCCGACTCCACAATAGGAACAAGTACTTTGAATTCCATTTTCTGTATTCACAGCTCATTTATAGCAATTTTCATGCCAATTAATAAATTTTATATTCAATTCATCTAACCTTATAGTATTTCGGAATAGAATACAAGCAATTTCAAATAATGCGTATTTTAATTAAGCATCGTGCATAATATATGCGTAAATTCTAGCAATTTTGTTCTCTCTTCTCAAACTTGCTAACGTTAGATTTTTAGGATATGTTCGAAAAAGAAGGGCGTAATTTAAATTTTTATATGAATCTATCTTAATATAATATTTTTCAAAAACTCTTCTTAAAACTTGGCACGACTTTTGCTATAAGCTGTATGTGAGCGTTTCTGCTCGTTAACGGAGAGCTTTAAATGAAAAAATTTCGTGAATTTCTGGCTATAGGTCACTTTCCATCGCTCGTGAGCTCCTTTCTATACTTTGACTTCAGCTTCATGGTATGGATGCTGCTTGCCGCTTTAGGCGTCTTTATTTCGGAAGAATTCAAATTAGGCCCTGCCCAAAAGGGTATGTTGGTTTCTGTTCCTTTATTAGGAGGAACCTTATTAAGAATTCCTCTAGGTTTACTATCTGATCGTTACGGATCTAAGATTGTTGGTCTTTGCGGAATGGGCGTCACAATGCTCACACTGCTATTAGGCTGGAAATTCGCTCACACTCTTCCTGAAGTAATTCTTGTAGGATTATTATTAGGAACTGCAGGAGCAAGCTTTGCAGTAGCTCTTCCTTTAGCTAGTAGATGGTATCCTAAAGAATACCAAGGTTTAGTAATGGGTATCGCAGGCGCTGGGAATAGCGGATCAGTGATTGCTACATTCTTCGCTCCTGACCTTGCAAGAAACTTCGGATGGCATGCTGTTTTCGGTCTTGCACTTATCCCTTTAGCTTTTGCTTTCCTATTCTTCTTATTCTTTGCGAAAGATTGTCCGGGTACAATTTCTAAAAAACCTTTAAAACAATATTTGGTACCGATCAAATCCAGAGATGCTTTATTCTTCTGTTTGCTGTATAGCGTAACGTTCGGTGGATTTGTAGGTCTGGCAAGTTTCCTTCCCATCTTCTTTCACGACCAATACGGTGTAGATAAAGTCACTACAGGTTTTTATACATCTTATTGTATCTTAGGTGCAAGTTTGGTTCGCCCTATCGGTGGATATCTTTCCGACAAATTCGGCGGAGTATCGGTTTTACTTGTAGTGTTCGCAGGAGTTGCATCTTGTCTGATCGCAGTCTCTTGGTTGCCTTCCGTAAGTATCATTCTTCCTACCTT
Coding sequences:
- a CDS encoding nitrate reductase, which gives rise to MIQKESETSFTVQGDPDHPANKGMLCSKGMNLHHTVLDKSDRLLYPMARNPKTGELQKTDWDSALGEIASRFKNLIKEYGPDSVGFYVSGQLLTEEYYVVNKLTKGFLNTNNIDTNSRLCMSSAVVGYKMSLGEDSVPISYDDIEIADCFLIAGANPAWCHPILFRRIEDRKSSDPNVKIIVVDPRKTESCENADLHLQIIPGTDILLFNAIARSLIETNSLDPNFIKSHTEGFEELKEKVFSISMEEYADSCGVSEEAIREAASLIANSKGFLTLWAMGLNQSVVGVNKNLALINLNLITGKIGKPGSGPFSLTGQPNAMGGREVGGLCNLLPAHRNLADENHRKEVADFWGVESIRDKPGYSATEMFENLKNGKMKAIWIVCTNPTVSLPDARTVEAGLRNAELVVVQDISNRHESIPFAHYVLPAAGWTEKQGTMTNSDRRITYLPKIFNPPGDAKADTWILTEFAEKMGFGPSFNYKSEEEVFLEHCLLTKGTNLDIGGLDYSILQERRSVQWPFPSKDHEGTPRLFSDGKFYRPGGKAKIHSVEPEDTSEKTNEDFPLILTTGRIRDQWHTMTRTGKVRKLKEHKREPYLEIHPIDAKEREIIESQIVEVKNERGSVRVRATITESIRQGTVFLPMHWGRKNGNDEARANNLTSSKFDPFSKQPGFKISAVEVIPYKKPKEKILIIGGGNGTLAFLRKFRAISPEDEITVLCKEEYPFYNRILLPDLISGEKQFSQLSAVSEDEIGSWNIEVKPSISVSEILPEGKKVRDSQGNLYSYNKLIIATGSRPSIPKYIPEKMLGIFSLRSKNDADRIKGFFVPNTHALIVGGGLLGLELAAALRTLHVNVTVLVRTDRLMSKQLDEISAEILRKEVEARGIQILFDTEISKVYGSERLESVKFRDGSSIRPDGIVFAVGTVPNLELAKDAGIGCKSGILVNDFLQSSDPDIYAIGEVAEHSTGMYGTVAATEEQAEFAAWHIYGYKIGSYSGSMHSNLLKIPGLELVSLRLPDVPMDEAGPEYEEIVFFDKRKGRYKKCIIKGDRLVGAILVGDKSEFSEFKAMISSGIELGDKRDRLLTGSSPLKPPIGALVCSCNGVGKGNIEEEIRNGVCDLKTISEKTGAGTGCGSCKPEIMKILRESGAVAPV
- a CDS encoding nucleoside-diphosphate kinase is translated as MARTFIMIKPDGVKNKHVGDILQRIEKEGFKILGLKYLKLSLEDAKQFYKVHSARPFYNDLCSYMSSGPIVAAALERDNAVLHWRDVIGATDPKEAAAGTIRALFAESKEANAVHGSDSDDNAALEISFFFKGNELF
- a CDS encoding MFS transporter; translated protein: MKKFREFLAIGHFPSLVSSFLYFDFSFMVWMLLAALGVFISEEFKLGPAQKGMLVSVPLLGGTLLRIPLGLLSDRYGSKIVGLCGMGVTMLTLLLGWKFAHTLPEVILVGLLLGTAGASFAVALPLASRWYPKEYQGLVMGIAGAGNSGSVIATFFAPDLARNFGWHAVFGLALIPLAFAFLFFLFFAKDCPGTISKKPLKQYLVPIKSRDALFFCLLYSVTFGGFVGLASFLPIFFHDQYGVDKVTTGFYTSYCILGASLVRPIGGYLSDKFGGVSVLLVVFAGVASCLIAVSWLPSVSIILPTFITLMIFLGLGNGSVFQLVPLRFSKEIGIITGFIGAFGGLGGFFVPNLLGSLKAISGTFSVGFVVLSVIVGLSAFLLFMMNTFVWERNRKNESLELESA
- the coaD gene encoding pantetheine-phosphate adenylyltransferase; protein product: MTRIAVYPGSFDPLTRGHLDILHRSVGLFDKVIIGVAVNSNKSFLFSIEERIEFIREATKGWENLEIDTFEGLTVDYCKKRGAKSIIRGLRAVTDFDYEYAISLMNRKLAPEVETIFLMSSNDYSFVSSTIVKEVARHGRDVSAQVPDHVSKALLKKLYNK